The proteins below come from a single Egibacteraceae bacterium genomic window:
- the cobT gene encoding nicotinate-nucleotide--dimethylbenzimidazole phosphoribosyltransferase yields MTAEQRVTDLVAEIEPVDDGAAQAARRRHQTLLKPPGSLGRLEQLGAQLAAIAGRCPPPVPGEPAVVVAAGDHGVHARGVTPWPQQITAAMVEQFCAGRAAANVLAHVAGARVSVLDVGVAHPVPDHPRLRRARVRDGTADLSAGPAMTREEAARAVLAGAGIVDELVAAGADLLVTGDMGIANTTPSACLAAAFTGVSAAMITGRGAGVDDDTFGIKVTVVGEALTRHQPDPGDPLGVLAAVGGLEHAALAGLILAGAAERLPVILDGVVSNTAALVAAAICPAVGGYLVGGHRSTEPAAVASLDHLGLDTLLDLQLRLGEGTGALLAVPLVIAAAQVLSDMAELDDLGLSG; encoded by the coding sequence GTGACCGCCGAGCAGCGCGTCACTGATCTCGTCGCCGAGATCGAGCCTGTCGACGACGGCGCCGCGCAGGCCGCCCGGCGCCGGCACCAGACCCTGCTGAAGCCGCCCGGCAGCCTCGGACGGCTCGAGCAACTCGGCGCGCAGCTTGCCGCGATCGCCGGCCGCTGCCCCCCGCCGGTCCCCGGCGAGCCCGCGGTGGTCGTTGCTGCCGGTGACCACGGTGTCCACGCCCGCGGCGTCACGCCGTGGCCCCAGCAGATCACCGCCGCCATGGTCGAGCAGTTCTGCGCCGGACGGGCCGCAGCCAACGTCCTCGCCCACGTGGCCGGGGCACGGGTCAGCGTCCTCGACGTCGGTGTGGCCCATCCCGTCCCCGACCACCCGCGGCTGCGGCGCGCCCGGGTGCGCGACGGCACCGCAGACCTGAGCGCCGGTCCCGCCATGACCCGCGAGGAGGCCGCCCGGGCGGTGCTGGCCGGAGCGGGCATCGTCGACGAGCTCGTCGCGGCCGGTGCTGATTTGCTGGTCACCGGGGACATGGGGATCGCCAACACGACACCGTCGGCGTGCCTGGCCGCGGCGTTCACCGGTGTCAGCGCTGCCATGATCACCGGCCGAGGGGCCGGTGTGGACGATGACACGTTCGGTATCAAGGTCACCGTCGTCGGGGAGGCGCTCACGCGTCACCAGCCCGACCCCGGGGACCCGCTGGGCGTCCTCGCCGCCGTCGGCGGATTGGAGCACGCAGCATTGGCCGGCCTGATCCTGGCCGGCGCGGCCGAGCGCCTCCCGGTCATCCTTGACGGGGTGGTGTCGAACACCGCCGCGCTCGTCGCGGCGGCGATTTGCCCGGCGGTCGGCGGGTACCTCGTGGGAGGCCACCGGTCCACCGAGCCGGCCGCGGTCGCGAGCCTCGACCATCTCGGCCTCGACACGCTACTCGACCTGCAGCTGCGATTGGGAGAGGGGACCGGGGCGCTGCTCGCGGTCCCACTCGTCATCGCCGCCGCTCAGGTGCTGAGCGACATGGCGGAACTGGACGACCTCGGTCTTTCCGGCTGA